The nucleotide window TTAAAGTTCAGGATCTTGTCGTGCTTCACATGCTCTGTATCCGTCCAGTGATAAATGGTATGGTTATCACCAAAAACAATAGATAGCAAAATAATGCCGGCGATAACACCAATTACAGGTACTGCTGAAGAAACAGCTTCTGTAACCCTTGAAAAGCCAATTTGCCATCCACCCCATGCTAATGTAGTGGCGCACATAAAGAACATGGCAGCATTCACCACCAGCAAAAAGTAAACGCTATTCTGTAACAGGCTTGCCCAGAAGCGAGCGTGGCTTCTGTGTACTTCTTCCTCACTGCCGGTTGCGCCATGCGTTGAAATATACAGCGCAATAGTCGCTACCAAACCTACGGCCATTAACACATAAGCGATAGTGTTATACTTTTTTGTAGGTAAAAATTTTTCTACTGTTGACATTCCTGATCTTTATTAAATAAGTTCAAATAAATTATTTCTTTGCCGTTGCTGTGCTATCTACAGGTGCAGCTGCAGCAGGGGCCGCTGCCGGCGCCGCTTTCTTCTGCTTCGATTTGATATAGGCTACCACTTCCCAGCGCTCCTTAGGCGTAAGCTGAGACGCATAGCTACCCATTTGCCCCTTGCCATAAGTAATAGAGTAAAACATAGTACCGGGTGCCATTGCCTCGTAAACCGCATCGCCTACTAAAGTGGCTGGCTTTGCAGAGTAAGGACCTTCGCCTCCTTTGAAAAGAGGACCATTACCATCCAATGCAGCACCATGACAAATACCGCAATTTACCAGATACAATCTTTCCGCTTCTTTCAGGTTTACGGTAGCGCCACTATCCAGGGGATTCTTCAGGCTGGCAGATTGTGCATACCCTGTAGAATCATGCTTCAGATTAAAATGAAACGCCAGGTCTTCATCTGTCGAAACGGTTCCTGCAACAGGAAGCCTGTTGTAGTATATACCAGAATCTTTCAGCTCCTTGGTGGAAGCATACGTTTCGTAAGCCTTACTGTAATACATATCCGGCATATAAGCAATACCAGGCTCTTTACCTGCACCACAACCGGCGGCTACTGCACTAAGCACCACAACTGCTATATAAAAATATTTGTTCATCTGTTTCTTTTCCTTGAGTTGATATTAATTAAACCTGGGGTACTTTCTTTCCAAATCTCACCGTTTCCCTGTCGTAGCGGCCAATCCACCAATCTGCTTCACGGTGTTGAATCTCAACACCCTGCGCGCCAACACTTTGTAGAAAAGCGATCGCTTCTTCTTCGTTAGTTTTATCGGTGCATTCGATAGCCATGGTAAAGGTATCGTCTGTACTACGCAGGTTAAAGTGATCCTTTTTTACGAACGGCGCCAGTTGGCACAACCAGCAAAAAGTAAGCACCATGCCCACTGCCGCAAATAATACCGTAAGCTCAAACATAATAGGTATCCACGCCGGCAGGGAAAAGAACGGCTTTCCACCAAAGTTGATCTTCCAGTCGAACGCCAGCATAAAGGTGATAAAACCTATGGCAGTAGAAGTACCTGTAATACCGTAAATGAAACCGGCAATATGAAGATCAGTATCCTTTAAACCCATCACTTTATCCAAACCATGAATAGGAAAAGGCGTATACACATCGTGTATTTTGTACCCGGCACGGCGAACCTTGGTTACCGCCGGAAACAAAACCGTTTCTTCGTAAAAATTACCTACAACAAATTTTTTAACGTTCATATATTTTTTGTTACTGGATTCTGGTTACCGGATTCTGGTAAATACCGACCCAAAAACCTTGTCAACTTATAAACCCTGTCTGCCGCCAGGCAGGTTTTCAACTTACCTATTAATGATGATGGTTTTGCTCGTGCTCAAACGCATCATAGCTTTCCTGCTCTTCTTTATTATAACCAGCTTTGTAGCTGTCACCGTTTTTCTTCAGGATATGTTTGATCTCAGCGATCGCAATTACCGGGAAGAACTTAGAGAACAGGAAGTAGCAGGTAAAGAACAAACCAAACGTACCCATATAAAAACCAATCTCCCAAATGGTTGGAGTATAGTAAGTACTCCATGAACTTGGTAAATAGTCGCGATAGATAGAAGTAACGATGATCACAAAACGCTCAAACCACATACCGATATTTACAAGGATACTCATAAAGAAAGTAACCAGGATATTGCGCCTCATTTTACGGAACCAGAAGATCTGCGGAGATATTACGTTACAACCCATCATCAGCCAGTAGCTCCATCCATAAGGGCTGTTCAGGTTCAAACGGTTTTCTTTAAAAGCAAACCACTCATAAGGAGAAGCACTATACCAGGACATGAATAACTCCGTCAGGTATGCTATACCCACGATAGAACCGGTAAGAACAATAACCTTGTTCATTACATCAATATGCTCCATGGTGATATATTGCTCTAAGCCCAATACTTTACGGGTGATCAATAACAGGGTTTGTACCATGGCAAAACCACTAAATACCGCACCCGCTACGAAGTAAGGAGGGAAGATGGTAGTGTGCCAGCCGGGAATAACCGAAGTGGCAAAGTCAAAAGATACGATCGTGTGTACCGAAAGTACAAGGGGAGTAGAAAGACCGGCTAATACCAGCGATAAAGCCTCGTGTCTTTGCCAGTGCTTGGTACTACCAGTCCAGCCAAATGCCGCCAAACCGTAGAAAAACTTGCTCCATTTTAATTTAGCACGATCACGTAAGGTTGCCAGGTCAGGTAATAAACCTGAATACCAGAACAAAAGAGATACTGTAAAGTAAGTAGAGATGGCAAATACGTCCCAAAGAAGTGGTGAGTTAAAATTCACCCACAACGGACCGCGGGTATTAGGGTAAGGCATTACAAAGAAACCGTTCCATACACGACCCATGTGCCAGATCGGGAACTGGCCCGCACACATTACCGCGAAGATGGTCATCGCTTCAGCCGCACGGTTTACGCCGGTACGCCAGCCCTGACGGAAGAGTAACAGGATCGCAGAGATCAGCGTACCCGCGTGACCAATACCTACCCACCATACGAAGTTGGTAATATCCCAACCCCAACCAATCGTTTTATTCAGGTTCCACTGGCCCGTACCATACACAATATCCATATATATGGACACTACACCAAAACCTAATAAGCCCAGCGATATAATGAAACCTACCCACCATAATTTGCTGGGTTTAGCCTCCACCGGACGACAAATGTCTTCCGTTACATCGTGGTAGGTTTTATTTCCCTCTACCAATGGCGCCCTGGCCTGCGATTCGTATCTGATTAATGACATAATTATCTATAAAAATTCTAATAATCTAAATTGTTCATTGTTAATAGTTGATAGTTCTTTGCCTACGCTCCTTGTCAACTTATCAACCCCGTCTGCCGCCGGGCAGGCTGTTAACTTTTTAACTAGTCCTAATGATGCGCCCCCTCGGCTGCAGGTTTTGCTTCATGCCCTGCCGCCTCGTGTCCTTCTGCTTCATGATGCTCATCCCCCGCAAGAATCTCATCGGTATTTCTAACCTTAGCCAGGTAGCTAACGCTGGGCAATACGTGCAGCTGCTCTAATGAGTAGAACAAACGCTGCGGGTTATTTTGCCTGTCCTGGCTTACGCGGCTGGCTTTGTCGTTAACATTACCAAACACAATCGCATCAGCATTACATGCCTGCATACAAGCTGTTTTTGCTTCTCCGTCACGTAAAGGCCTGTTTTCTTTTTTGGCCTCGAGTTTAGCATGCTGTGTGCGCTGGATACAGAAAGAGCATTTCTCCATTACACCACGTGAACGTACCGTAACATCCGGGTTTAACACCATGCGTGTCAACGGGTCATTCATCTGGAATACCACCGGATCTAATTTACCAACGATGGTCTGATCCTGGTTATTAGGGAAGCTATCTGCTCCTGTATAATCTAACCAGTTAAAGCGACGAACTTTAAACGGACAGTTATTAGCGCAATACCTGGTACCGATACAACGGTTATAAGCCATTTGGTTAATACCTTCTTCACTGTGGTTGGTAGCCGCTACCGGACAAACGTTCTCACAAGGAGCGTTATCGCAATGCTGACACATCATAGGCTGGAATACCACACCTTTCAGTTCATCTGCATTGTTCTCATCGCTGATGAAATAGCGGTCAATACGAAGCCAGTGCATATCGTGGTAACGCAATACTTCACTTTTACCAACAATAGGCACGTTGTTCTCAATATGACAGGCCACTACGCAGGCACCACAACCAAAGCACGCATTCATGTCCACGTTCATACCCCATTTCAGTCCCGGAGTTTCATGCACACCGTATAAAGTAGCTTCTTTTCTGAAATCGCCGGTTGTTGCAGCAAAAGTTTCTACAAGGTGATCTCTCCACTCTTTGATTTCGTTAGGTCTCTTCTTGAAAGTACCGAAAGTGGTCTCTCTCAATACTTCAACACGACCTTCATAAGAGTTATGTATCTGGGTTTGTGCTACTTTTTCTTTTCTTCCTGCATCAGTTACGGTAACATTCGGGTTAACATAGCTTACAGTGGTTCCGTTAAATGAAGTAAAAGGGAAAGCATTGGCACCTACGCCAGCCGCTGTACGACCTGTGAATTCTGCACGACCGTATCCCATTGGAATAGCAATCGTATTGGCATTCATGCCAGGCATTACCAGTATCGGTAATTCAATGCTGGCTTTACCGCTTTGTATTTTAATTACCGGCTTTTCAGGGTAATATTCATAATCATTGTCTAACTCGATGCCCAATTCTTTTGCCTTGGCAACAGAAATAAGCGCGTAGTTACCCCATGTAACGCGGGTTACAGGATCTGGTAACTCTTGTAACCAGGGGTTTGTTGCTCCAACACCGGTACCCACACCCACATTTCTGTATACCACTAACTCATCCTTACCACCGGCAGGGGTAGCAGATACTGCAGCAGAAGCCGCGGCTACAGCAGCACCAGAGTAAGAACCACCTGTAGCAGCTGCATTTTCAATAACGCCTGCTTTTAAGGCATTCAGGAACGCTATTTCACCACCCAGTTTTGCAGTCCAGAATTCTTTATGATAATCATGGTATTCTGTAGCATTACCACTCAACTTCAACAAGGTATCCTGGTAAGCCCTGGTTTTGAATAACGGGTTAATGGTTGGTTGAATAAAGCTAACGATGCCGCCTTTAGGCTCTGCATCTCCCCAGCTCTCCAGGTAATGGTGAGTAGGTAATATATATTTAACCAGCTGTGTGGTTTCGTCCATTCTTTCGCTGAACGACACAGAAGTTTTTACTTTTTTAAGTGCGTTGGCAAAACGGGCGCCATCGAAATAATCGTAAACAGGATTAGCTCCGTGAATCAGGATTGCCGTTACCTGGCCGCCTTCCATTTGAGTCAGCAGGTCAGCGAAATCTTTATCAATTGCTTTTGAAGTATTCGATGGTCTGGAGAAATCAATGGTAGAACCATAAGCACCAATAGCGCCGTTGATAGCATTCACGAGTGTTTGTACATTCACATCATTGCTGCCCGATACTACCAGCCCACGTGCACCCGCCGCTTTCAGATCCGCTGCTGCTTTAGCAATGCCCGCGCTTAATTTGGCATCCAGGGCAGGGGCTGTAGCGCTGCCGCCTACTGCCGCTAATAAAGCTAAAGCAACCGCACCGGTTTGTGAAGGACGATGCGCAAAACGCTCATCTGCATTAGAACCGGTCATACTTAAGAAGCCCTCAAAATGATAATGCTTGTTCATTTTAGGATTCTTCTCATCTATTTTACGGCCTTTGGAATATCCTGAAGCCTGCTCAATAGGGTTTAACCAGGTTCCCAGGAAGTCTGCGCCCAGGCTCACAATTACATCCGCATTTTCAAACCGGTAAGTAGGTAAATTTCTTCCAAATCCTGATGCTTCGTTAGCCAGCAACATACCACTGTAGTTAGCTGGGTCGTATTGTACCAAACGGATCTTTGGATTTTTCGCAATAATATCTAAAGTAGAGGGAGACGTGATCGTGTTGGAAAGTAAAACAATCTGGCCGGCGCTGGCTAACTCGGCAGCAATTGTTTTATCTAAATGTTCGTAAGTACTTTCTTCAAATTTATCGCCCACTTTTCTCTGGGGAAAACGAAGACGGTGGGTATCGTACAGATCTAAAACCGATGCCTGAACCGCTGCAGATGTACCTCCGTTGGTAAAAGAGGCTTTATCATTTCCTTCGATCTTAATAGGACGACCATCTCTCACTTTCGCCAGTACCGGAACTACTTCTCCACCCTGCACATATGTAGTAGCATAAAATTTTGCTTCGCCAGGTACAATGCTCTCTGGTTTGAAGGCGTAAGGTATGGCTTCGCGAACCTTTGTTTTACAGCTGGCTGCTAAGGTTGCAGCCGCAGTGCTAAAACCAAGGTATTTCAAAAAGTCCCTGCGCGGGGCTTTTGCGTCTAATAAGCCCTTGCTGTCAAAATCTTCAAAAGGCAGCTCTTCGCGAAACTCGTCGCTCACCTTCTTCTGAAAATTTTCAGGATCATTTATTTCTCCGAAACCTTGCCAGTACTTTTTACTCATATCTTTATCTATTCTGATAACCTGCCAGCCGGCAGGCGGGTTTGCTAATGTGATAATTGCTCTTCGCTTCAGCGCTGGTACTGATGGAGTACACCGGCACCATTACTGACTATTATTAATAGTGACATTTTTGACATTCCAGGCCTCCGATATCTTTCACCGTCACACTGTCCATTTTGCCCGATTTGATGTCATTATGAAACTTCTCGTAAATGCTGTAAAACTGATTTCCGTTAGTAGAATCTACATTGAAATTCACTTTGGTCTGCCTGTGACAGTTCACGCACCATCCCATGCTCAACTCAGAAAACTGGTATACTTCGTCCATGCCGGTGATTTCACCGTGGCAGGTCTGGCATTGAACATTCCCCACTCTGATATGCTGGCTGTGGTTGAAATAAACGTGGTCAGGCAGGTTATGAATTTTAACCCACTCGATGGGCTTGGCTTTTGAAGGATCCCATGCATCAGGTTGAGCCGGGTCGAAGCCTGCATATTCATATAATTTCTGGATCTCACGGGTTCCGTCAACCAGGTTACCATTTCTGTCTTTCAATTCAGGACCACCGTATTTCTGGATGGTTTTATGACAGTTCATACACACATTCACCGAAGGAATGGCGGCTGTTTTGCTTTCCCATGCGTTACCATGACAGTATAAACAGTTGATCTGATTTACACCGGCGTGTACTTTGTGAGAGTAAAAGATAGGTTGTGTAGGCTCGTAATTGATCTGCCTGTTTACGTTAACCAGTCCTTTGGTAGTGAAATAACCGCCTATTATAAAAAACACGATCGCGAAAATGGCGATATAGGTTTTATTACGGTAAATAGGTAAAGAAGGAGCCGATTTTACGTTTTCCGCATCACGGGCAGCTTTTTGTAAGTTGAAGTTTACATAAATTAACACCAGGGCAACCAGGGCAAGGATTAACGAAACCACACCATACATCAGGTTGTTTTGGCTGGAGCCTCCGCCGGCAGCTGCGGCGCCCGCTGCTCCGTCTTTAGGAGTATCTAATTTACCTGAAGCCTTTGCATCTATATAAGAAAGAATTGCATCTATCTGAGGATCAGTCAAATCGGGGAAGGTTGTCATCGCCGAAGCAGATATTTTTGATACTTCCACCGCTTTAGGATATCCTGAAGCAATCAGCTTTTGGTTATTACGTATCCACTCATGCAGTTTTCCCGCATCTTCCCAACGCCCCTGAACACCGCCTAGTGCAGGTCCTGTGCTGTTCGACTTCATGTCGCCGGCATGACAGCTCTGACACTTACCGATAAATAAAGTCTTTCCCTCCTGAACGGCGGCACCATCCTGCGCAAAAACGGGGGCAACGGAAACAAGCAGCGCTATTATAAGTAAGGTTAGTTGGTTAAATAAATACTTATGATTGTTCATAAAACGCATAAAATCTAAAATGTGGATAAAAACCTCTGAACGACTGCAAAAATAAGGCGCGGCGTTAACATAACAGCAACAATTTACAAATTTTTTAAACCCGCGCCCGGCTTGAGTTTCAGCCGATTTTTTGGCTTTTTTTTGAGGAAGCAAAATTTGTTTGTCATTAAAAAGTCATCCGGACTTACCCCGTTTTGATGTGCATATCTGGGGTTTCAGGGGGTATTATCCTTCATTCTAGCTTATTTGGAAATTGTGGATTATTTTGCAGGATCAATCATGCTCAACAGGCTCAAACAAAAATGGAAGGTTGGTCCGCTACAGCTATTTTTAATACTGTGCACATTTGCCATAGGTGGCAGCCTCAGCGGTTATTTGGGTAGGCAGCTGATGTCGACACTCCGGATCGGCAATACCCTGTTATATACTATTATATATATTGTACTGGTAACTTTAATCTGGCCATTAATGGTTTTAGGAGTAAGCATTATTTTTGGCCAGTATGCTTTTTTTAAAAAGTATTTAAGCGAATTACTCAGGAAACTAACAAAGAAACGGACCAATAATCAATAAAAAGGTCGGTTACGGATTAATAATAAATGATGAAACAAAAAATAGCTGTTTTTGCCAGTGGCGCCGGCAGTAATGCCCAGAAAATTATCGATCATTTTAAGGCAAGTGAAATCGCCGAAGTAAGCCTGGTTGCCTGTAACAAGGCCGGGGCAGGAGTGCTGGCAATTGCCGGACGTGAGCAAATTGAACAGGTGCTTATTGAAAAAGAACAGTATAAAAAAGACGGATATGCGGCTTTTTTACAGGAAAAAGGGATTGATTTTGTTGTTTTAGCCGGTTTTTTATTGAAAATCCCGCAACCGCTAATCGATGCCTATCCCCGGAAAATCGTAAATATTCACCCCGCCCTATTGCCCAACTATGGAGGAAAAGGCATGTATGGCGCATTTGTTCACCAGGCAGTAATCGCCAACCAGGAAAAACAAAGTGGCATTACTATTCATTATGTGGATGAGCATTACGATCACGGCGATATTATCTTCCAGGCTACCTGCAATATTGAACCCGGCGATACCCCCGAACAGTTGGCCGAAAAAATACACCTGCTGGAACACGCACACTTCCCTGCTGTGATAGAGGAGGTGATACGGAAACAGTAAAAGATCACAGGCGCAACTA belongs to Niabella yanshanensis and includes:
- the purN gene encoding phosphoribosylglycinamide formyltransferase translates to MMKQKIAVFASGAGSNAQKIIDHFKASEIAEVSLVACNKAGAGVLAIAGREQIEQVLIEKEQYKKDGYAAFLQEKGIDFVVLAGFLLKIPQPLIDAYPRKIVNIHPALLPNYGGKGMYGAFVHQAVIANQEKQSGITIHYVDEHYDHGDIIFQATCNIEPGDTPEQLAEKIHLLEHAHFPAVIEEVIRKQ
- a CDS encoding DUF6787 family protein encodes the protein MLNRLKQKWKVGPLQLFLILCTFAIGGSLSGYLGRQLMSTLRIGNTLLYTIIYIVLVTLIWPLMVLGVSIIFGQYAFFKKYLSELLRKLTKKRTNNQ
- a CDS encoding TAT-variant-translocated molybdopterin oxidoreductase, coding for MSKKYWQGFGEINDPENFQKKVSDEFREELPFEDFDSKGLLDAKAPRRDFLKYLGFSTAAATLAASCKTKVREAIPYAFKPESIVPGEAKFYATTYVQGGEVVPVLAKVRDGRPIKIEGNDKASFTNGGTSAAVQASVLDLYDTHRLRFPQRKVGDKFEESTYEHLDKTIAAELASAGQIVLLSNTITSPSTLDIIAKNPKIRLVQYDPANYSGMLLANEASGFGRNLPTYRFENADVIVSLGADFLGTWLNPIEQASGYSKGRKIDEKNPKMNKHYHFEGFLSMTGSNADERFAHRPSQTGAVALALLAAVGGSATAPALDAKLSAGIAKAAADLKAAGARGLVVSGSNDVNVQTLVNAINGAIGAYGSTIDFSRPSNTSKAIDKDFADLLTQMEGGQVTAILIHGANPVYDYFDGARFANALKKVKTSVSFSERMDETTQLVKYILPTHHYLESWGDAEPKGGIVSFIQPTINPLFKTRAYQDTLLKLSGNATEYHDYHKEFWTAKLGGEIAFLNALKAGVIENAAATGGSYSGAAVAAASAAVSATPAGGKDELVVYRNVGVGTGVGATNPWLQELPDPVTRVTWGNYALISVAKAKELGIELDNDYEYYPEKPVIKIQSGKASIELPILVMPGMNANTIAIPMGYGRAEFTGRTAAGVGANAFPFTSFNGTTVSYVNPNVTVTDAGRKEKVAQTQIHNSYEGRVEVLRETTFGTFKKRPNEIKEWRDHLVETFAATTGDFRKEATLYGVHETPGLKWGMNVDMNACFGCGACVVACHIENNVPIVGKSEVLRYHDMHWLRIDRYFISDENNADELKGVVFQPMMCQHCDNAPCENVCPVAATNHSEEGINQMAYNRCIGTRYCANNCPFKVRRFNWLDYTGADSFPNNQDQTIVGKLDPVVFQMNDPLTRMVLNPDVTVRSRGVMEKCSFCIQRTQHAKLEAKKENRPLRDGEAKTACMQACNADAIVFGNVNDKASRVSQDRQNNPQRLFYSLEQLHVLPSVSYLAKVRNTDEILAGDEHHEAEGHEAAGHEAKPAAEGAHH
- the nrfD gene encoding NrfD/PsrC family molybdoenzyme membrane anchor subunit, which produces MSLIRYESQARAPLVEGNKTYHDVTEDICRPVEAKPSKLWWVGFIISLGLLGFGVVSIYMDIVYGTGQWNLNKTIGWGWDITNFVWWVGIGHAGTLISAILLLFRQGWRTGVNRAAEAMTIFAVMCAGQFPIWHMGRVWNGFFVMPYPNTRGPLWVNFNSPLLWDVFAISTYFTVSLLFWYSGLLPDLATLRDRAKLKWSKFFYGLAAFGWTGSTKHWQRHEALSLVLAGLSTPLVLSVHTIVSFDFATSVIPGWHTTIFPPYFVAGAVFSGFAMVQTLLLITRKVLGLEQYITMEHIDVMNKVIVLTGSIVGIAYLTELFMSWYSASPYEWFAFKENRLNLNSPYGWSYWLMMGCNVISPQIFWFRKMRRNILVTFFMSILVNIGMWFERFVIIVTSIYRDYLPSSWSTYYTPTIWEIGFYMGTFGLFFTCYFLFSKFFPVIAIAEIKHILKKNGDSYKAGYNKEEQESYDAFEHEQNHHH
- a CDS encoding c-type cytochrome codes for the protein MNKYFYIAVVVLSAVAAGCGAGKEPGIAYMPDMYYSKAYETYASTKELKDSGIYYNRLPVAGTVSTDEDLAFHFNLKHDSTGYAQSASLKNPLDSGATVNLKEAERLYLVNCGICHGAALDGNGPLFKGGEGPYSAKPATLVGDAVYEAMAPGTMFYSITYGKGQMGSYASQLTPKERWEVVAYIKSKQKKAAPAAAPAAAAPVDSTATAKK
- a CDS encoding c-type cytochrome, with product MNNHKYLFNQLTLLIIALLVSVAPVFAQDGAAVQEGKTLFIGKCQSCHAGDMKSNSTGPALGGVQGRWEDAGKLHEWIRNNQKLIASGYPKAVEVSKISASAMTTFPDLTDPQIDAILSYIDAKASGKLDTPKDGAAGAAAAGGGSSQNNLMYGVVSLILALVALVLIYVNFNLQKAARDAENVKSAPSLPIYRNKTYIAIFAIVFFIIGGYFTTKGLVNVNRQINYEPTQPIFYSHKVHAGVNQINCLYCHGNAWESKTAAIPSVNVCMNCHKTIQKYGGPELKDRNGNLVDGTREIQKLYEYAGFDPAQPDAWDPSKAKPIEWVKIHNLPDHVYFNHSQHIRVGNVQCQTCHGEITGMDEVYQFSELSMGWCVNCHRQTKVNFNVDSTNGNQFYSIYEKFHNDIKSGKMDSVTVKDIGGLECQKCHY
- a CDS encoding DUF3341 domain-containing protein; translated protein: MNVKKFVVGNFYEETVLFPAVTKVRRAGYKIHDVYTPFPIHGLDKVMGLKDTDLHIAGFIYGITGTSTAIGFITFMLAFDWKINFGGKPFFSLPAWIPIMFELTVLFAAVGMVLTFCWLCQLAPFVKKDHFNLRSTDDTFTMAIECTDKTNEEEAIAFLQSVGAQGVEIQHREADWWIGRYDRETVRFGKKVPQV